The following proteins are co-located in the Schistocerca nitens isolate TAMUIC-IGC-003100 chromosome 2, iqSchNite1.1, whole genome shotgun sequence genome:
- the LOC126237405 gene encoding zinc finger protein 808-like isoform X2, with product MKETNMQKRRRCEPVDKETAHFSQKLARKRKIALQSSSCPQNMDTRCNDSHTSTFKHEEKHFSSSKSQQNSMQDVSDADETRNSVCCVSGEYDTNNSYGESRKTLKNKNSLKEHSLLHSDSHRYSCTVCSKTFICYVCGKAFIPNSNLTCHMRNHTGERPFSCTVCSKTFTSGSVLNQHLRIHSSEFPFRCTVCCKTFK from the exons ATGAAAGAAACAAATATGCAGAAAAGACGACGCTGTGAGCCTGTTGACAAGGAAACGGCACATTTTTCACAG aagctTGCAAGGAAAAGGAAGATTGCTTTGCAGAG CAGCagctgtccacaaaacatggataCCCGCTGTAATGACAGTCACACAAGTACTTTCAAACATGAAGAAAAGCATTTCAGCAGTAGCAAAAGCCAACAAAATAGCATGCAGGATGTATCAGATGCAGATGAGACCAGAAATTCTGTATGTTGTGTATCTGGAGAATATGATACTAACAATAGCTATGGTGAATCTCGGAAGACACTCAAGAATAAGAACAGTCTGAAGGAACACTCACTTTTGCACAGTGACAGCCACCGCTACAGCTGTACTGTGTGTAGCAAAACATTCATCTGTTATGTGTGTGGCAAGGCGTTCATACCCAACAGTAACCTAACATGCCACATGCGCAACCATACAGGCGAACGACCCTTCAGCTGTACTGTGTGCTCAAAGACATTCACTAGTGGTAGTGTCCTAAACCAGCACTTGCGTATACACTCCTCTGAATTCCCTTTCAGGTGCACAGTGTGCTGTAAGACATTTAAATAG
- the LOC126237405 gene encoding zinc finger protein 160-like isoform X4, which translates to MKETNMQKRRRCEPVDKETAHFSQKLARKRKIALQSSCPQNMDTRCNDSHTSTFKHEEKHFSSSKSQQNSMQDVSDADETRNSVCCVSGEYDTNNSYGESRKTLKNKNSLKEHSLLHSDSHRYSCTVCSKTFICYVCGKAFIPNSNLTCHMRNHTGERPFSCTVCSKTFTSGSVLNQHLRIHSSEFPFRCTVCCKTFK; encoded by the exons ATGAAAGAAACAAATATGCAGAAAAGACGACGCTGTGAGCCTGTTGACAAGGAAACGGCACATTTTTCACAG aagctTGCAAGGAAAAGGAAGATTGCTTTGCAGAG CagctgtccacaaaacatggataCCCGCTGTAATGACAGTCACACAAGTACTTTCAAACATGAAGAAAAGCATTTCAGCAGTAGCAAAAGCCAACAAAATAGCATGCAGGATGTATCAGATGCAGATGAGACCAGAAATTCTGTATGTTGTGTATCTGGAGAATATGATACTAACAATAGCTATGGTGAATCTCGGAAGACACTCAAGAATAAGAACAGTCTGAAGGAACACTCACTTTTGCACAGTGACAGCCACCGCTACAGCTGTACTGTGTGTAGCAAAACATTCATCTGTTATGTGTGTGGCAAGGCGTTCATACCCAACAGTAACCTAACATGCCACATGCGCAACCATACAGGCGAACGACCCTTCAGCTGTACTGTGTGCTCAAAGACATTCACTAGTGGTAGTGTCCTAAACCAGCACTTGCGTATACACTCCTCTGAATTCCCTTTCAGGTGCACAGTGTGCTGTAAGACATTTAAATAG